The following coding sequences are from one Rutidosis leptorrhynchoides isolate AG116_Rl617_1_P2 chromosome 11, CSIRO_AGI_Rlap_v1, whole genome shotgun sequence window:
- the LOC139876604 gene encoding P-loop NTPase domain-containing protein LPA1 homolog 2-like, which yields MTEIGKLLYIVVEEELEDENKEIKRNEESSFRYTRPVLQTTLQLMGCKARHAFKISQRVFEIMRKKCLEDSKADIGVFQWGKDFIKVHPLKENNNSDIDNRSDHKISRSGVVSEKDGKLFESYKKRTTIVIKRRRFIDVVCDALSEYKYVGPNQRADFVLACRIRERKESVTVLLCGTSGCGKSTLSALLASRLGITTVISTDSIRHMMRSFVDEKQNPLLWSSTYHAGEHLDPVAVSEAKAKKKAKKEVNGGFDGSIVDPVCKEGSSLTSVDLISTKQMAIEGFKAQSEMVIDSLDRLITGWEERKESVVVEGVHLSLNFVMGLMKKHPSIIPFMIYITNEDKHMERFAVRAKYMTLDPAKNKYVKYIRNIRTIQEYLCNRADKYLVPKINNTNVDKSVAAIHATVFSCLRRRESGERLYDFTTNTVFVVDEEYRNQCVANSLSSKGMFQLIQRQGSSRHLMALLNNDGSVAKAWSAEDGLGIEMREPLRIGKSESVNLQFGNFGISAWPTDLGCTSHNASSVDDSRGELTDNGSKYYSSCCSSPKVSEGHAKELKEEQSVYGSDEEVDDDTHEVDSDEDLSDDAKEHMHEEMEGSVDEESTKSDEEYDDLAMQDMQENGYFTDVDLESSLTNLSINQHVITDKYKQNLDRFLRAKSEPVMDSLVVNSRTAKERRLPSSGNLRVRGRSYSISASNERVSTPVSRASSLVTGRFLSRPVSSGSQG from the exons atgacagAAATAGGGAAATTGCTGTATATTGTTGTTGAAGAAGAATTAGAAGATGAAAATAAGGAAATTAAAAGAAATGAAGAATCGTCGTTTCGATATACGCGGCCTGTTCTTCAAACTACTTTACAGCTAATGGGATGCAAAGCTCGTCATGCTTTTAAG ATAAGCCAAAGGGTGTTTGAAATAATGAGGAAGAAGTGTTTGGAGGATAGTAAGGCTGATATAGGTGTATTTCAATGGGGAAAGGATTTCATAAAGGTTCATCCTTTGAAAGAGAATAATAATTCTGACATTGATAATCGGTCTGATCACAAGATTAGTCGAAGTGGTGTTGTTTCAGAGAAAGATGGTAAACTTTTCGAATCGTATAAAAAGCGAACCACAATTGTTATTAAAAGGAGAAGGTTTATTGATGTTGTATGTGATGCTTTGTCTGAATACAAGTATGTTGGTCCTAATCAGAGAGCTGATTTTGTTCTAGCCTGCAG aATTCGGGAAAGAAAGGAATCAGTTACTGTGTTACTATGTGGTACTAGTGGATGTGGCAAGTCTACATTGTCAGCTTTGCTG GCTAGCAGGTTAGGGATCACAACTGTAATATCAACAGATTCTATACGACATATGATGAGGAGTTTTGTTGATGAAAAGCAAAACCCGCTTCTTTGGTCTTCAACATATCATGCAGGGGAACATTTGGACCCGGTAGCTGTTTCAGAAGCTAAGGCCAAGAAAAAAGCTAAAAAAGAGGTTAACGGTGGATTTGATGGTTCTATAGTTGATCCGGTTTGTAAAGAAGGTTCTAGTTTGACTTCAGTTGACCTGATTAGTACAAAACAAATGGCTATTGAAGGATTTAAGGCCCAAAGTGAAATGGTCATTGATAGTCTTGACCGGCTTATTACAGGATGGGAAGAACGGAAGGAATCGGTTGTTGTTGAGGGTGTTCACTTAAGTCTTAACTTTGTG ATGGGTTTAATGAAGAAACATCCATCAATCATACCATTCATGATATACATAACTAATGAGGACAAACACATGGAAAGATTTGCTGTTCGTGCAAAATACATGACTCTCGACCCCgctaaaaataaatatgtaaaatatattaGAAATATCAGAACAATACAAGAATACCTATGCAATCGAGCAGACAAATATCTAGTACCAAAAATAAACAACACAAACGTTGACAAAAGTGTCGCTGCAATACACGCAACAGTTTTCAGTTGTTTAAGAAGACGTGAATCTGGCGAACGACTTTACGATTTCACAACGAACACAGTTTTTGTAGTTGACGAAGAATATAGGAATCAGTGTGTTGCtaattcacttagttcaaaaggtaTGTTTCAGTTGATTCAAAGACAAGGTTCATCGAGACATTTAATGGCGTTGTTGAATAATGATGGGTCGGTTGCAAAGGCGTGGTCCGCTGAAGATGGGTTAGGTATTGAAATGCGTGAACCGTTACGGATCGGGAAATCGGAATCGGTTAATTTACAGTTTGGTAATTTTGGGATTAGTGCGTGGCCCACTGATTTAGGGTGTACTAGTCATAATGCGAGTAGTGTTGATGATTCGAGAGGAGAATTAACTGATAATGGTAGTAAGTATTATTCTTCTTGTTGTAGTTCTCCGAAGGTTTCTGAAGGACATGCTAAAGAG TTGAAAGAAGAGCAGTCTGTATATGGAAGTGATGAAGAGGTGGATGACGATACACATGAAGTAGATAGTGACGAGGATCTTAGTGATGATGCTAAAGAACATATGCATGAAGAG ATGGAAGGGTCAGTAGATGAAGAATCAACTAAATCAGATGAGGAATATGATGATCTTGCAATGCAAGATATGCAAGAAAATGGTTACTTTACAGATGTAGATTTAGAATCATCCCTAACTAACCTATCTATCAACCAACATGTTATAACGGACAAGTACAAACAAAACCTCGACCGTTTCTTGAGAGCCAAAAGCGAGCCAGTAATGGATTCACTGGTCGTTAACTCACGTACAGCTAAAGAAAGACGATTACCATCTTCAGGTAACCTTAGAGTCAGAGGACGATCGTACAGCATTTCGGCTTCCAATGAACGGGTTAGCACACCCGTTTCAAGAGCCTCGAGTTTAGTGACGGGACGTTTTCTAAGCCGCCCTGTTTCAAGTGGCTCTCAAGGTTAG